The nucleotide sequence CAGAGACGAAGGCGCATTTCACGACCTGGTGATCCACGCATCGCAGTCGCTGCGTTCGGTTGAGCACGCTGCTGCCGAAGCCCGAAAGGAGGCCGTCGTTGCATAAGCATCTTGCCTGGGTATTACCCCTGAGTTTGGGCACAATCATTCTCTCGGCTTGGTATTTTCTTGTTGAATCGGGAAGAATCAATCCATTCATGCTCCCATCACCACGTGTGGTGATTGAGAAATTGTGGACCGAAAGTGACCGTCTAGGCATCGCAGCATGGCGGACTTTTCTTGTTTCGATTTTAGGGTTTGTTGCCGCATCGGGCGGGGGCTTCCTTATCGCTCTTGTTTTGGCGAGTAACCGTTACGTAAAGCATACGCTGTATCCCTTTATCCTGATCTTCCAGATGACGCCGATTATTATCATGATCCCGATGATTGGCATTTGGGTCGGCCCAGGTTTGGGTTCGATCATCATCGTTACCTTCGTGATCGGATTTTTCCCGGTGGTGGCCAATACCGTTACGGGACTCATGTCCACGGATAAGAATCTCTTGAACCTTTTTGTCATGGGTAACGCCAAAAAGTCCCAAGAGCTCATGCAGCTGCGTATTCCTTATGCCATGCCTTATTTCCTTACCGGAATGAAGATTGCGGGCACATTGGCACCGATCGGAGCGCTTACCGGTGACTTTCTCCTGGGTTCGTCAACCAGTGGCGGGCTCGGATACATGATCTTGGTTTATAAGGCCAACACAGATACCCCGGCACTCTTTACCCTAGGATTGGTCACCTGCGTGCTGGGCTTCTTGTTCGTCGGCTCTGTGAACCTTATCCACTATTTGCTTCTGAGGGACTGGCACGATTCGTATCAAACCCAGGAATCCTAACACTCCATCTCGATGAAATCTATTCTCCTAGCGCTCGCTCTCCTTTCACTGCTTGTTTTTTCCGGCTGCGGGGGAGGGGGAAGTTCTAACGACTCAGGCTTAACTCCCGTTCGTCTGCAAACCGACTGGTATGCCCAGCCCGAGCATGGCGGTTTTTATCAAGCCAAGAATGACGGCACCTACGCGGCAGCGGGATTGGATGTGACGATCAATCAGGGCGGTCCAAATGCCTTAATCTTCGAAAAACTTTTAACCGGACGGACGGACTTCGCGATTGGACGTGCTGACGATGTCATTATGCGCATCTCTGAGGGCATGCCTTTGGTCGTTGTGGGTGTGATGATGCAGCACGACCCTCAGTGCCTGATGCTTCATGGCTCAAATCCAGTGGAGACCTTTGCAGATCTTGACGGTAAGCGCGTCATGGCTACGCCAGGCGCTAATTGGATTCGCGCGCTTGAGGCAAAATACGAAATCAAACTCGACGTTATTGCCATCGATTATGGCATGGAGCGTTTTCTTGCTGACGAAAATTTCATACAACAAGCGTTCATCACCAACGAGCCTTA is from Opitutales bacterium and encodes:
- a CDS encoding ABC transporter permease, producing MHKHLAWVLPLSLGTIILSAWYFLVESGRINPFMLPSPRVVIEKLWTESDRLGIAAWRTFLVSILGFVAASGGGFLIALVLASNRYVKHTLYPFILIFQMTPIIIMIPMIGIWVGPGLGSIIIVTFVIGFFPVVANTVTGLMSTDKNLLNLFVMGNAKKSQELMQLRIPYAMPYFLTGMKIAGTLAPIGALTGDFLLGSSTSGGLGYMILVYKANTDTPALFTLGLVTCVLGFLFVGSVNLIHYLLLRDWHDSYQTQES
- a CDS encoding ABC transporter substrate-binding protein translates to MKSILLALALLSLLVFSGCGGGGSSNDSGLTPVRLQTDWYAQPEHGGFYQAKNDGTYAAAGLDVTINQGGPNALIFEKLLTGRTDFAIGRADDVIMRISEGMPLVVVGVMMQHDPQCLMLHGSNPVETFADLDGKRVMATPGANWIRALEAKYEIKLDVIAIDYGMERFLADENFIQQAFITNEPYYIRKNGAEPKVFLLADAGFDPYRVIYTTKAYASANPEAVEAFVAGSTTGWTNYLQSDPSSPTNQELIGLNLKLDAEFVSYSIQTMIERELIAGDPEKGQAIGKLDPARILQTITTLSSLDLLKSPLSVEDVVFQK